From a region of the Rhinopithecus roxellana isolate Shanxi Qingling chromosome 8, ASM756505v1, whole genome shotgun sequence genome:
- the LOC104671394 gene encoding pleckstrin homology domain-containing family J member 1 isoform X3 — protein MRYNEKELQALSRQPAEMAAELGMRGPKKGSDEAEPVGALLLERCRVIREEPSAFSISFIEDPERKYHFECSSEEQCQEWMEALRQASYEFMRRSLVFYRNEIRKVTGKDPLEQFGISEEARFQLSGLQA, from the exons ATGCGGTACAACGAGAAGGAGCTGCAGGCGCTGTCCCGGCAGCCGGCCGAGATGGCGGCCGAGCTGGGCATGAGGGGCCCCAAGAAGGGCAGCG ACGAGGCCGAG CCCGTCGGAGCCCTGCTGCTGGAGCGCTGCAGAGTCATCCGGGAAGAGCCCAGCGCCTTCTCCATCA GCTTCATCGAGGACCCTGAGAGGAAGTACCACTTTGAGTGCAGCAGCGAGGAGCAGTGTCAGGAGTGGATGGAGGCTCTGCGTCAGGCCAG CTACGAGTTCATGCGGAGAAGCCTCGTCTTCTACAGGAATGAAATCCGGAAGGTGACAGGCAAG GACCCCCTGGAGCAGTTCGGCATATCCGAGGAGGCCAGGTTCCAGCTGAGTGGCTTGCAGGCATGA
- the LOC104671394 gene encoding pleckstrin homology domain-containing family J member 1 isoform X1, with translation MRYNEKELQALSRQPAEMAAELGMRGPKKGSVLKRRLVKLVVNFLFYFRTDEAEVGASRARGRVPGWAPRRPGAHRSVPAPVSPPARRSPAAGALQSHPGRAQRLLHHYEFMRRSLVFYRNEIRKVTGKDPLEQFGISEEARFQLSGLQA, from the exons ATGCGGTACAACGAGAAGGAGCTGCAGGCGCTGTCCCGGCAGCCGGCCGAGATGGCGGCCGAGCTGGGCATGAGGGGCCCCAAGAAGGGCAGCG TGCTGAAGCGGCGGCTGGTGAAGCTGGTGGTGAATTTCCTCTTCTACTTCCGGACAGACGAGGCCGAGGTAGGGGCGTCGAGGGCGCGCGGGCGGGTCCCAGGCTGGGCCCCGCGGAGGCCAGGTGCTCACCGCTCCGTCCCGGCGCCCGTGTCTCCTCCAGCCCGTCGGAGCCCTGCTGCTGGAGCGCTGCAGAGTCATCCGGGAAGAGCCCAGCGCCTTCTCCATCA CTACGAGTTCATGCGGAGAAGCCTCGTCTTCTACAGGAATGAAATCCGGAAGGTGACAGGCAAG GACCCCCTGGAGCAGTTCGGCATATCCGAGGAGGCCAGGTTCCAGCTGAGTGGCTTGCAGGCATGA
- the LOC104671394 gene encoding pleckstrin homology domain-containing family J member 1 isoform X2, whose translation MRYNEKELQALSRQPAEMAAELGMRGPKKGSVLKRRLVKLVVNFLFYFRTDEAEPVGALLLERCRVIREEPSAFSISFIEDPERKYHFECSSEEQCQEWMEALRQASYEFMRRSLVFYRNEIRKVTGKDPLEQFGISEEARFQLSGLQA comes from the exons ATGCGGTACAACGAGAAGGAGCTGCAGGCGCTGTCCCGGCAGCCGGCCGAGATGGCGGCCGAGCTGGGCATGAGGGGCCCCAAGAAGGGCAGCG TGCTGAAGCGGCGGCTGGTGAAGCTGGTGGTGAATTTCCTCTTCTACTTCCGGACAGACGAGGCCGAG CCCGTCGGAGCCCTGCTGCTGGAGCGCTGCAGAGTCATCCGGGAAGAGCCCAGCGCCTTCTCCATCA GCTTCATCGAGGACCCTGAGAGGAAGTACCACTTTGAGTGCAGCAGCGAGGAGCAGTGTCAGGAGTGGATGGAGGCTCTGCGTCAGGCCAG CTACGAGTTCATGCGGAGAAGCCTCGTCTTCTACAGGAATGAAATCCGGAAGGTGACAGGCAAG GACCCCCTGGAGCAGTTCGGCATATCCGAGGAGGCCAGGTTCCAGCTGAGTGGCTTGCAGGCATGA